Within Paenibacillus sabinae T27, the genomic segment TGCTCGCAGACCGATTTCAGAAACTGCGGGTAATAGTTCGACGTGCTGCCGGTCCAAGCCAAAAAAGCGCCGTCTTCAATCGATTTCTCCGGTTCCGGTACAAGCAGATCGGGATCGACGACCATTTGCGCTCCGAGCCCGTCGCATTCCGGGCAAGCCCCAAATGGACTGTTAAAGGAGAACATGCGAGGGGCCAGCTCTTCCATGCTAAAGCCGCAGATCGGGCAGGCAAAGTTGGAGCTGAACAACAGCTCCTCCTGTCCGATGATGTCGACGAGGATTTTCCCGCCTGATAGCTTCAGGGCCGTCTCAATCGAATCCGAAAGCCGCGATTCAATATCATCCTTGATAACGATCCGGTCAACCACAACCTCGATCGTATGCTTCTTGTTCTTCTCAAGCTCGATATCCTCGGATAAATCACGCAGCTCGCCGTCCACACGTACGCGTACGAAGCCCTGCTTCGAAATGTCCGCAAACAGGCTCTTGTGTTCGCCTTTGCGGCCCGAAATGACCGGGGCGAGAATCTGCAATCTTGTCTTCTCCGGATACTGCATGATCCGGTCGACCATCTGCTCCACCGTCTGTGACGTGATCTCTATGCCGTGGTCCGGGCAGTGAGGATGTCCGACCCGTGCGAACAATAGCCGCAGATAATCGTAAATTTCCGTCACCGTCCCCACGGTGGAACGCGGGTTGCGGCTCGTCGTCTTCTGGTCGATGGAAATAGCCGGGGACAAGCCGTCGATGGAATCGACATCCGGCTTCTCCATTTGGCCGAGGAACTGGCGCGCGTAAGCCGACAGCGACTCCACATACCGGCGCTGCCCTTCGGCATAGATGGTATCGAAGGCCAGCGACGACTTGCCGGAGCCGCTCAGACCCGTCAGGACGACAAACCGGTCGCGCGGTATCGTCACGTCAATATTTTTGAGGTTATGCGCCCTCGCGCCTTTGATGACTATGTTTTCGTTCGCCAACGGTATGTCCTCCTTAATATGTGGTGCTTGCCCTCCCAAACCCTCCTAGAGGGAGGGCCCCAAGGGCTCCGCCCTCTGGACACCCGCAAAGTTTGACGGGGGAGGGAGGTTGGCTCTTTTTAGATGCTTCTGTGCGGGAAGCCGCTTATCCCTGCGGGACCGCTCGAACGTTTGCGCTCGCGAGAGTGAGTGGGTTTAGTGCGACTGACTGCAAGGACCGCTCTCCCTACGGGATACGCTTTTCGTTAGCGGTTCGAGCGTTTATTTCCACTGCCTGCAAGGATCGCTCTCCCTGCAGGATTCGCTTTACGTTAGCGGTTCGAGCGTTTATTTCCACTGCCTGCAAGGACTGCTCTTCCTGCAGGATTCGTTTTACGTTAGCGGTTCGAGCGTTTACTGCCATCAACCTGCTTGGACCGCTCTCCCTGCGGGATACGCTTCAGCCCTGCTCGAATCTTTGCGCCACGGCAAAAAGCACGAAGAACGGCCTAAGGATTAGCGCCGTTCGAGAAAATGCACATGCTATCGTGATGCCAGGCTTCTCTTGTGTTTACTCGGCCCGCAGCTCCAGCAAGGCGTCGCGCAGCTCGGCGGCGCGCTCGAACTGGAGGTTCTTCGCTGCTTCCTTCATTTCAGCTTCAAGCCGCTGCATCAAGCTCTGACGTTCTTTCTTGCTCATCTTGCCGCCTGCGCCGGTCAGGTAGTCCGCCTTGGATTCGGCAACCTTCGTCGCCTCGATAACGTCCCGCACTCTCTTGCGGATCGTCTGCGGCGTAATGCCGTGCTGCTCGTTATAGGCGATCTGGATGGACCGGCGCCGCTGGGTCTCGGTAATCGCTTTGTCCATGGACTCCGTGATATGGTCGCCGTACATGAGCACCTTGCCTTCCGAGTTGCGGGCGGCGCGTCCGATCGTCTGGATCAGCGATCGCTCGGAGCGCAGGAAGCCTTCCTTGTCGGCGTCGAGGATGGCGACCAGCGAGACCTCCGGAAGATCCAGTCCTTCTCTTAACAAGTTAATACCCACGAGAACGTGAAACGTACCGAGCCGCAGGTCGCGCAGAATCGCGATCCGCTCCAGTGTCTTGATGTCGGAATGCAGATATCGCACCTTGATCCCGATTTCTTTCAGGTAATCGGTGAGGTCTTCCGACATCTTCTTCGTCAGCGTCGTAATCAGCACGCGCTCGTCGCGGTCAAGCCGCTCGCGGATTTCACCGATCAGATCGTCGATCTGCCCTTCCGTCGGACGCACCTCGATGATAGGGTCGAGCAGGCCGGTCGGCCGGATAATCTGCTCCACCATCGTGTCGCATTTCTCCAGTTCGTATGGACCGGGCGTAGCCGAGACGTAGACGATCTGCTTGACCTTCTCCTCGAATTCCTCGAATCTCAGCGGCCGGTTGTCGAGGGCGGACGGCAGACGGAAGCCGTGCTCTACCAGCACGGTCTTGCGTGCCTGGTCACCGTTATACATCGCCCGGATTTGCGGAAGCGTCACATGCGACTCGTCGATGACGATCAGCATGTCGTCCGGGAAATAATCCAGCAGCGTATAAGGAGTCGCCCCGCGCTCGCGAAAGGTCAGCGGTCCGGAATAGTTCTCGATGCCGGAGCAGAAACCGACCTCCTTCATCATCTCAATGTCGTAGCGGGTCCGCTGCTCCAGCCGCTGCGCTTCCAGCAGCTTGCCGGCGTCACGCAGTACGGCCAGACGTTCTTCCAGCTCCCTCTCGATGTTGACCAGAGCAAGGCGCATCGTCTCTTCCTGCGTAACAAAGTGGGAAGCCGGAAAAATGGCGACATGCTCCCGCTCCCCGATCAGCTCCCCGGTAAGCACATCGATCTCGGTAATCCGCTCGATTTCGTCGCCGAACAGCTCGACGCGAATCGCATGCTCCCCTTGCGAAGCGGGAAAAATCTCGACCACGTCGCCGCGCACCCGAAACGTGCCGCGCACGAAATTGATGTCGTTCCGCTGATACTGGATATCCACCAGCCGGCTTAAGATCTGATTCCGCGGCTTCTCCATCCCCACCCGAAGCGACAGCAGCAGACTGCCGTACTCCTGCGGCGAACCGAGGCCGTAAATGCAGGACACGCTCGCAACGATAATGACATCCCTTCGTTCGAACAGCGAACTCGTAGCGGAGTGGCGGAGCTTGTCGATCTCCTCATTGATGCTGGAATCCTTCTCAATATAAGTATCCGAAGACGGGATATAGGCCTCCGGCTGGTAGTAGTCGTAATAACTCACGAAATAATCGACCGAGTTCTGCGGAAAAAACTCCTTGAATTCACTCGCCAGCTGAGCCGCTAGCGTCTTGTTATGCGCAATGACCAGCGTAGGCCGGTTCACCTTGGCGATCATCTGCGCAATGGTAAACGTCTTGCCCGTACCCGTCGCTCCCAGCAGGGTCTGGTGCTTCATGCCCGCGCTTAGGCCTTCCACCAATTCTCCGATGGCGCGGGGCTGATCGCCCTGGGGTGTGTACTCGGACTCCAACTGGAAAGTCTTCGTACTGACGACAATATCATTCATTTGCCCGTCTCCCCCTTAATCGTCTAAAATATATGAATATATTAAACCATTCTTATCTCAAATACCGTTCTTCATACGAAAGTGAAAAAAAGGAATATAAGAATACTTGTTCCCGTCAATTATACATGTCCTGCCGCATTCATGCAAACCTAATTATATAGAACAATTAAGGAGTTTACCCGATGGATATAACCTCAATAATCGGTATCATTGCCGGGCTCGCCGCCCTGATCGGCGGATTTTTCTGGGAAGGGGGACGCGTGTCAGGCCTCCTGCAATGGAACGCCGCCCTGATTGTGTTCGGAGGCACGATTGCCGCGGTCATGATCAGCTTTCCCGCCCGCACGCTGCGGGACGTTCCGGCAGCGGTGAAGATGGCCTTCGGCCTGAGCCGGACCCGCCTTGACGAGCAGGCTGAAGAGCTGGTGGAAATGGCCCAGATCTCCCGCCGAAGCGGCGTCTTGTCACTCGAGTCCCGGGCCGAGGCGCATCCCGATCCCTTTACACGCGAAGGTCTGCAGCTTATCGTGGACGGCACGGACCCCGGTCAGGTTCGTCAAATCCTGGAGCTCGAGATGGACGCGGCGGAGCTTAAAGCTGAACGCTATGCCAAAATATTCGAGGCCGCAGGCGGCTACGCGCCCACCATGGGCATTATCGGAACCGTCATGGGGCTTATCCGCGTTCTCGGCAACCTCACCGATCCTTCGCATCTCGGCCCTTCGATCGCCGTGGCATTCACCGCAACGCTCTACGGGGTCGCCAGCGCCAACCTGCTCCTCCTGCCCATTGCCTCCAAGATCAAGGCGCGGAGCCAGCTTCGGCTGCACGGCATGGAGATGCTCCTGGTAGGCATTCTGTCGGTGCAAAACGGCGATCACCCCCTGCTCGTGCGCAAAAAGCTGGCATCCTTCCTTCAGGACGGAACGGCTGAGAACGCCACAGTTGGAGTCCAGCCATGAGGCAGCGGGGACAGCGGATTCGCCGGCGGGAGAGCCGGGAGCATAGGGACCGCTGGATGATTACCTACGCCGATCTGATTACGCTGCTGCTGATCTTTTTTGTTGTTTTATATGCCATGAGCAGTCTCGATCAGGAAAAATACGGCAGCGTAATCGCCTCGCTTCAGCGTTCGTTCCAGACCGGAAGCGGCATCCTGGACGGCGGAAGCGGGGTGCTGAACGGCGGGAACGGCCTGAAAAACGGGCAGAACAGCACCGGCAGCGGCTCCACTGGCCTCTCCTCCCCCTCGCCCGCATCAAGCGCCGGAGCATCAGCCGGAACGGGAGACGGAAGCGGTCAGGTCGGAGCGACACCTAGCGCGGAGGCGTCGCCGTCGCCCCGAGAGCTGGCCTTCCGCCGGCAGGAAGCGAAGCTGGCCGAACTGATGAACGTGATCACAAGATACGTGAAGGACAATCAGCTTGGCGACCAGATTTTTGTCGCAGACAAGCCGCAGGGCATCGCCATCACCCTCAGCGACCGTTTCCTGTTCGACGTCGGGAAGGCGGATCTGAAGCCCGCCGCGTTCCCCGCGCTGCGCCAGCTGTCCGGCTTGTTCCGCGGCATCGGCGCGACGGTCAGCATCGAGGGTCATACCGACAACACACCGGTGCTTCCCTCCTCCCGTTATAAGGACAATTGGGAGCTGTCGGGAGCGCGCGCGCTGTCCGTCCTGCGTTTTTTTCTGGATGAGGAAAGCCTGAGCCCCGGCCAGTTCCAGTATGCGGGTTACGCCGACACGCGTCCCGCCGCAGACAACACCATGGAGAGCGGACGCCAGAAGAACCGCCGGGTGGAGATTATCGTCCTGCGGCAGCTGCAGGAAGAGTGAACGGCTTTGACAGCCAAAAGCGTCTTTGAACCGAACGCACCAAATGCCCCGACGCATAGCGCAGCCTCCCTGCTGAACCCGGTGTAGGACGATGCCTGCCGGGAACAGCCAACTATGACTGAAGCAGCAAAAAACGAATAAGCCTGCAAGGCGGATTTTCAGCGGCATACTCACTTGCCGTTCGCTAAAATCGGCTTTTTCGTGCTGCTTTTTTATACACAGGTTCTCCTGCCCGACCGGACTCAAGGACGTTAATGGCGCCGCCAAGTTTACCTCCTTACTTAATTGCGTTAAGTATCATAAAGACTAAGCCTAGCCACAATATGCATATACAATTATTAACAACTTTAATCATTAATAACTTTAAGAAGAAGGAACGGCAATAAGCTCTAAGCTTTTAAATTATTAAAAAAGAGGGATTATCTATGAACGATTCGCCAATCACCCGTCCCGATTTCGCCGATCCTTCATTTTTGAAACGGCATATTCTGGACACGGTTCGTTTTTACGCTCCCCGCTGCATCGACCATGTCAACGGCGGTTACATCAACTGCTTTCTGGACGACGGGACCGTATGCGATTACGAGACGAAACACCTCGTTGGAATGACGCGGTTTATTTATACGTTCAGCGCGGCTCTGCTCGTTGGAGGGCCTGAGAAGTATCGCGGGGCTGTGGAGCACGGACTGCGCTTTCTTCGGGAGTGCCAATGGGATCATGAGCATGGAGGGTATTTTTGGACGCTGAAGGGCCGGAATCCGGTTGACAAAAGAAAGCTTGCCTACGGCAACGCGTTTGCCTTATTGGCAGCCTCTACCGCTCTTAAAGCGGGAATCCCCACAGCTAGGGCGGTGATCGGCGAAGTCTA encodes:
- a CDS encoding flagellar motor protein MotB translates to MRQRGQRIRRRESREHRDRWMITYADLITLLLIFFVVLYAMSSLDQEKYGSVIASLQRSFQTGSGILDGGSGVLNGGNGLKNGQNSTGSGSTGLSSPSPASSAGASAGTGDGSGQVGATPSAEASPSPRELAFRRQEAKLAELMNVITRYVKDNQLGDQIFVADKPQGIAITLSDRFLFDVGKADLKPAAFPALRQLSGLFRGIGATVSIEGHTDNTPVLPSSRYKDNWELSGARALSVLRFFLDEESLSPGQFQYAGYADTRPAADNTMESGRQKNRRVEIIVLRQLQEE
- the uvrB gene encoding excinuclease ABC subunit UvrB; protein product: MNDIVVSTKTFQLESEYTPQGDQPRAIGELVEGLSAGMKHQTLLGATGTGKTFTIAQMIAKVNRPTLVIAHNKTLAAQLASEFKEFFPQNSVDYFVSYYDYYQPEAYIPSSDTYIEKDSSINEEIDKLRHSATSSLFERRDVIIVASVSCIYGLGSPQEYGSLLLSLRVGMEKPRNQILSRLVDIQYQRNDINFVRGTFRVRGDVVEIFPASQGEHAIRVELFGDEIERITEIDVLTGELIGEREHVAIFPASHFVTQEETMRLALVNIERELEERLAVLRDAGKLLEAQRLEQRTRYDIEMMKEVGFCSGIENYSGPLTFRERGATPYTLLDYFPDDMLIVIDESHVTLPQIRAMYNGDQARKTVLVEHGFRLPSALDNRPLRFEEFEEKVKQIVYVSATPGPYELEKCDTMVEQIIRPTGLLDPIIEVRPTEGQIDDLIGEIRERLDRDERVLITTLTKKMSEDLTDYLKEIGIKVRYLHSDIKTLERIAILRDLRLGTFHVLVGINLLREGLDLPEVSLVAILDADKEGFLRSERSLIQTIGRAARNSEGKVLMYGDHITESMDKAITETQRRRSIQIAYNEQHGITPQTIRKRVRDVIEATKVAESKADYLTGAGGKMSKKERQSLMQRLEAEMKEAAKNLQFERAAELRDALLELRAE
- a CDS encoding flagellar motor protein, coding for MDITSIIGIIAGLAALIGGFFWEGGRVSGLLQWNAALIVFGGTIAAVMISFPARTLRDVPAAVKMAFGLSRTRLDEQAEELVEMAQISRRSGVLSLESRAEAHPDPFTREGLQLIVDGTDPGQVRQILELEMDAAELKAERYAKIFEAAGGYAPTMGIIGTVMGLIRVLGNLTDPSHLGPSIAVAFTATLYGVASANLLLLPIASKIKARSQLRLHGMEMLLVGILSVQNGDHPLLVRKKLASFLQDGTAENATVGVQP